In Ailuropoda melanoleuca isolate Jingjing chromosome 7, ASM200744v2, whole genome shotgun sequence, one genomic interval encodes:
- the CD72 gene encoding B-cell differentiation antigen CD72 isoform X1, whose product MAEAITYADLRFVKAPLKKSISSRLGQDPETDEDEELTYENVQVPSVSGGLASSGVGDKAGLQSGQPTASWSSVTSPAAGRLLAGRAACTQYLFLGLLLTCLLLGVAAICLGVRYLQVSQQLQQTNKVLEATNSSLRQQLHLKITQLGKREEDLQGSRRELALSQEALQEEQRVCQATQEQLQACQSEREKTKEALQSEEVQRTTLEQRLSSMWDALKPIFTCPLTDNCCPVGWILNERSCFYISYVERTWEESQNHCKSLSSDLATFNDISYSFSVTNPNSARKMLTQINPPGLFWAVYGFAKRWQQADGKRVPGYYGQSSRCYKVQSKWPKIQQEDCTNRLPCICEMAAFKNPDRDHFLP is encoded by the exons ATGGCTGAGGCCATCACCTACGCAGACCTGCGGTTCGTGAAGGCTCCCTTGAAGAAGAGCATCTCCAGCCGGTTAGGACAGG aCCCAGAGACTGATGAGGATGAGGAACTCACCTACGAGAATGTACAAGTGCCCTCAGTCTCAGGTGGCTTGGCTTCTTCTGGAGTAGGGGACAAAGCAG GGCTCCAGTCCGGGCAGCCAACCGCGTCCTGGAGCTCCGTGACGTCACCCGCTGCCGGGAGGCTCCTCGCGG GCCGTGCAGCCTGTACGCAGTACCTCTTTCTCGGCCTGCTCCTCACCTGCCTGCTGTTAGGGGTGGCCGCCATCTGCCTGGGAGTGCGCT ATCTGCAGGTGTCTCAGCAGCTCCAGCAGACGAACAAGGTTCTGGAAGCCACTAACAGTAGCCTGAGACAGCAGCTCCACCTAAAGATAACCcagctggggaagagagaagaggatcTGCAGGGGTCCAGGAGGGAACTAGCCCTGAGTCAGGAGGCACTACAGGAGGAACAGAGGGTTTGCCAGGCTACCCAAGAGCAGTTACAGGCCTGCCAGTCTGAGAGGGAGAAGACAAAGGAAGCCTTGCAAAGTGAGGAGGTGCAGAGGACGACCTTGGAGCAGAGGCTGAGCAGCATGTGGGACGCACTGAAGCCCATATTCACATGCCCATTAACAG ATAACTGCTGTCCGGTGGGCTGGATACTGAACGAGAGGAGCTGCTTTTACATCTCATATGTGGAGAGAACTTGGGAGGAGAGCCAAAACCACTGTAAATCTCTGTCCTCTGACCTGGCCACATTCAAtgacatttcttattctttttca GTTACAAACCCTAACAGCGCGAGGAAGATGTTGACACAAATTAATCCACCTGGTTTATTTTGGGCTGTTTACGGCTTTGCTAAGAGGTGGCAGCAGGCTGATGGTAAAAGAGTCCCTGG GTATTATGGTCAAAGCTCAAGATGTTACAAGGTACAAAGCAAGTGGCCAAAAATACAGCAGGAGGACTGTACTAATCGTCTTCCCTGCATCTGTGAGATGGCAGCTTTCAAGAATCCAGATAGGGACCACTTTTTGCCCTGA
- the TESK1 gene encoding dual specificity testis-specific protein kinase 1 isoform X4, whose protein sequence is MAGERPPLRGPGPGPGEAPGEGPPGPGGTGGGPGRGRPSSYRALRSAVSSLARVDDFHCAEKIGAGFFSEVYKYMNGGTLEQLLSSPEHLSWPVRLRLALDIARGLRYLHAKGVFHRDLTSKNCLIRREDRGFTAVVGDFGLAEKIPVYREGARKEPLAVVGSPYWMAPEVLRGELYDEKADVFAFGIVLCELIARVPADPDYLPRTEDFGLDVPAFRTLVGDDCPLPFLLLAIHCCSMEPSTRAPFTEITQHLEWILEQLPEPAPLTRAPLTHNQRSVSRGGPSATLPRPDPRLSRSRSDLFLPPSPESPPTWGDSLTRVNPFSLREDLRGGKIKLLDTPSKPVTPLPLVPPSPLPSTQLPLVTTPETLVQPGTPARRCRSLPSSPELPRRMETALPGPGPPSVGPSAEERMECEGSSPEPEPPGPAPQLPLAVATDNFISTCSSASQPWSPRSGPALNNNPPAVVVNSPQGWAGEPWNRAQHSLPRAAALERTEPSPPPSAPRESDEGLPCPGCCLGPFSFGFLSMCPRPTPAVARYRNLNCEAGSLLCHRGHHAKPPTPGLQLPGARS, encoded by the exons ATGGCCGGGGAACGGCCCCCACTGCGGGGCCCTGGGCCAGGGCCGGGAGAGGCGCCGGGGGAGGGGCCCCCGGGACCGGGGGGCACGGGTGGAGGCCCGGGCCGGGGCCGCCCCTCCTCCTACCGGGCTCTCCGCAGCGCCGTGTCCAGCCTGGCGCGCGTGGACGATTTCCACTGCGCCGAGAAGATCGGGGCCGGCTTCTTCTCTGAGGTCTACAAG TATATGAATGGGGGGACCCTGGAACAGCTCCTCAGCTCCCCGGAACACCTGTCCTGGCCTGTCAGGCTCCGCCTGGCTCTGGACATTGCCCGTGGCCTGCGGTACCTGCATGCCAAAGGTGTATTCCACCGAGACCTGACATCCAAG AACTGTCTCATCCGACGGGAAGACCGAGGCTTCACGGCTGTTGTGGGTGACTTCGGGCTGGCTGAAAAGATTCCTGTGTATAG GGAAGGGGCAAGAAAGGAGCCATTGGCCGTGGTAGGTTCCCCATACTGGATGGCTCCAGAAGTGTTGCGGGGTGAGCTGTATGATGAGAAG GCCGATGTCTTTGCATTTGGGATTGTCCTCTGTGAGCTCATTGCGCGAGTACCTGCAGACCCAGATTACCTACCCCGAACTGAG GACTTTGGCCTGGATGTGCCTGCTTTCCGGACCCTGGTAGGGGATGACTGCCCActgcccttcctgctcctggCCATCCACTGCTGCAGT ATGGAACCTAGCACTCGTGCTCCCTTCACTGAAATCACCCAGCACCTGGAATGGATCCTGGAGCAGCTGCCTGAGCCAGCCCCCCTCACCAGAGCTCCACTGACACACAATCAGA GGTCTGTTTCAAGAGGGGGTCCCTCTGCCACACTTCCTAGGCCAGACCCCCGGCTTTCCCGAAGCCGGTCAGACCTCTTCCTGCCCCCATCACCAGAATCCCCCCCGACTTGGGGGGACAGTCTGACTCGAGTCAACCCCTTCTCACTCCGGGAAGACCTCCGGGGAGGCAAGATCAAGCTGTTGGACACACCCAGCAAGCCGGTCACCCCCCTGCCCCTTGttccaccatcaccactgccctCCACGCAGTTGCCCTTGGTGACCACTCCAGAGACCCTGGTCCAGCCTGGGACACCTGCCCGTCGCTGCCGCTCGCTCCCATCATCCCCTGAGCTCCCCCGACGTATGGAGACAGCACTGCCAGGTCCTGGCCCTCCCAGTGTGGGCCCCTCGGCTGAAGAAAGAATGGAGTGTGAGGGCAGTAGCCCTGAGCCAGAACCCCCAGGACCGgctccccagctgcccctggcTGTGGCCACAGACAACTTCATCAGCACTTGTTCCTCGGCCTCCCAGCCCTGGTCCCCTAGATCAGGACCTGCTCTTAACAACAACCCCCCAGCTGTGGTGGTGAACTCCCCAcaaggctgggctggggagccGTGGAACCGGGCCCAGCATAGCCTGCCCCGGGCAGCAGCCCTGGAGCGGACAGAACCCTCGCCACCCCCTTCAGCTCCCCGGGAGTCTGATGAggggctgccctgccctggctgcTGTCTTGGCCCTTTTAGCTTTGGCTTCCTATCCATGTGCCCCCGCCCCACACCAGCTGTTGCCCGCTACCGCAACCTGAACTGTGAGGCGGGCAGTCTGCTCTGCCACCGAGGGCACCATGCCAAGCCTCCCACACCCGGCCTGCAGCTGCCCGGGGCACGCTCTTAG
- the CD72 gene encoding B-cell differentiation antigen CD72 isoform X3 codes for MAEAITYADLRFVKAPLKKSISSRLGQDPETDEDEELTYENVQVPSVSGGLASSGVGDKAGLQSGQPTASWSSVTSPAAGRLLAGRAACTQYLFLGLLLTCLLLGVAAICLGVRYLQVSQQLQQTNKVLEATNSSLRQQLHLKITQLGKREEDLQGSRRELALSQEALQEEQRVCQATQEQLQACQSEREKTKEALQSEEVQRTTLEQRLSSMWDALKPIFTCPLTAGAVLPQKNSFHFPPLSLYIHSHFCPSPFLHGSLQQLAALLVLNVPPPSPLPIHLPCGSQGNPLKKKI; via the exons ATGGCTGAGGCCATCACCTACGCAGACCTGCGGTTCGTGAAGGCTCCCTTGAAGAAGAGCATCTCCAGCCGGTTAGGACAGG aCCCAGAGACTGATGAGGATGAGGAACTCACCTACGAGAATGTACAAGTGCCCTCAGTCTCAGGTGGCTTGGCTTCTTCTGGAGTAGGGGACAAAGCAG GGCTCCAGTCCGGGCAGCCAACCGCGTCCTGGAGCTCCGTGACGTCACCCGCTGCCGGGAGGCTCCTCGCGG GCCGTGCAGCCTGTACGCAGTACCTCTTTCTCGGCCTGCTCCTCACCTGCCTGCTGTTAGGGGTGGCCGCCATCTGCCTGGGAGTGCGCT ATCTGCAGGTGTCTCAGCAGCTCCAGCAGACGAACAAGGTTCTGGAAGCCACTAACAGTAGCCTGAGACAGCAGCTCCACCTAAAGATAACCcagctggggaagagagaagaggatcTGCAGGGGTCCAGGAGGGAACTAGCCCTGAGTCAGGAGGCACTACAGGAGGAACAGAGGGTTTGCCAGGCTACCCAAGAGCAGTTACAGGCCTGCCAGTCTGAGAGGGAGAAGACAAAGGAAGCCTTGCAAAGTGAGGAGGTGCAGAGGACGACCTTGGAGCAGAGGCTGAGCAGCATGTGGGACGCACTGAAGCCCATATTCACATGCCCATTAACAG CAGGTGCCGTACTCCCTCAGAAgaattccttccattttccaCCACTGAGTCTATATATCCATTCACATTTTTGCCCATCCCCATTTTTGCATGGATCACTGCAACAGCTTGCTGCATTGTTGGTCCTAaatgtccctcccccctcccccctccccatccactTGCCATGTGGCAGCCAGggtaatcctttaaaaaaaaaaatctga
- the CD72 gene encoding B-cell differentiation antigen CD72 isoform X2: MAEAITYADLRFVKAPLKKSISSRLGQDPETDEDEELTYENVQVPSVSGGLASSGVGDKAGLQSGQPTASWSSVTSPAAGRLLAGRAACTQYLFLGLLLTCLLLGVAAICLGVRYLQVSQQLQQTNKVLEATNSSLRQQLHLKITQLGKREEDLQGSRRELALSQEALQEEQRVCQATQEQLQACQSEREKTKEALQSEEVQRTTLEQRLSSMWDALKPIFTCPLTDNCCPVGWILNERSCFYISYVERTWEESQNHCKSLSSDLATFNDISYSFSVTNPNSARKMLTQINPPGLFWAVYGFAKRWQQADGKRVPGYSCQQEPVPLPPTAVCRS, translated from the exons ATGGCTGAGGCCATCACCTACGCAGACCTGCGGTTCGTGAAGGCTCCCTTGAAGAAGAGCATCTCCAGCCGGTTAGGACAGG aCCCAGAGACTGATGAGGATGAGGAACTCACCTACGAGAATGTACAAGTGCCCTCAGTCTCAGGTGGCTTGGCTTCTTCTGGAGTAGGGGACAAAGCAG GGCTCCAGTCCGGGCAGCCAACCGCGTCCTGGAGCTCCGTGACGTCACCCGCTGCCGGGAGGCTCCTCGCGG GCCGTGCAGCCTGTACGCAGTACCTCTTTCTCGGCCTGCTCCTCACCTGCCTGCTGTTAGGGGTGGCCGCCATCTGCCTGGGAGTGCGCT ATCTGCAGGTGTCTCAGCAGCTCCAGCAGACGAACAAGGTTCTGGAAGCCACTAACAGTAGCCTGAGACAGCAGCTCCACCTAAAGATAACCcagctggggaagagagaagaggatcTGCAGGGGTCCAGGAGGGAACTAGCCCTGAGTCAGGAGGCACTACAGGAGGAACAGAGGGTTTGCCAGGCTACCCAAGAGCAGTTACAGGCCTGCCAGTCTGAGAGGGAGAAGACAAAGGAAGCCTTGCAAAGTGAGGAGGTGCAGAGGACGACCTTGGAGCAGAGGCTGAGCAGCATGTGGGACGCACTGAAGCCCATATTCACATGCCCATTAACAG ATAACTGCTGTCCGGTGGGCTGGATACTGAACGAGAGGAGCTGCTTTTACATCTCATATGTGGAGAGAACTTGGGAGGAGAGCCAAAACCACTGTAAATCTCTGTCCTCTGACCTGGCCACATTCAAtgacatttcttattctttttca GTTACAAACCCTAACAGCGCGAGGAAGATGTTGACACAAATTAATCCACCTGGTTTATTTTGGGCTGTTTACGGCTTTGCTAAGAGGTGGCAGCAGGCTGATGGTAAAAGAGTCCCTGG GTACTCATGCCAACAAGAGcctgtacccctccccccaactgcAGTCTGCAGGTCCTAA
- the TESK1 gene encoding dual specificity testis-specific protein kinase 1 isoform X2, giving the protein MAGERPPLRGPGPGPGEAPGEGPPGPGGTGGGPGRGRPSSYRALRSAVSSLARVDDFHCAEKIGAGFFSEVYKVRHRQSGQVMVLKMNRLPSNRGNTLREVQLMNRLRHPNILRFMGVCVHQGQLHALTEYMNGGTLEQLLSSPEHLSWPVRLRLALDIARGLRYLHAKGVFHRDLTSKNCLIRREDRGFTAVVGDFGLAEKIPVYREGARKEPLAVVGSPYWMAPEVLRGELYDEKADVFAFGIVLCELIARVPADPDYLPRTEDFGLDVPAFRTLVGDDCPLPFLLLAIHCCSMEPSTRAPFTEITQHLEWILEQLPEPAPLTRAPLTHNQRSVSRGGPSATLPRPDPRLSRSRSDLFLPPSPESPPTWGDSLTRVNPFSLREDLRGGKIKLLDTPSKPVTPLPLVPPSPLPSTQLPLVTTPETLVQPGTPARRCRSLPSSPELPRRMETALPGPGPPSVGPSAEERMECEGSSPEPEPPGPAPQLPLAVATDNFISTCSSASQPWSPRSGPALNNNPPAVVVNSPQGWAGEPWNRAQHSLPRAAALERTEPSPPPSAPRESDEGLPCPGCCLGPFSFGFLSMCPRPTPAVARYRNLNCEAGSLLCHRGHHAKPPTPGLQLPGARS; this is encoded by the exons ATGGCCGGGGAACGGCCCCCACTGCGGGGCCCTGGGCCAGGGCCGGGAGAGGCGCCGGGGGAGGGGCCCCCGGGACCGGGGGGCACGGGTGGAGGCCCGGGCCGGGGCCGCCCCTCCTCCTACCGGGCTCTCCGCAGCGCCGTGTCCAGCCTGGCGCGCGTGGACGATTTCCACTGCGCCGAGAAGATCGGGGCCGGCTTCTTCTCTGAGGTCTACAAG GTTAGGCACCGACAGTCAGGGCAAGTCATGGTGCTGAAAATGAACAGACTCCCCAGTAACCGGGGAAACACGCTACGGGAAGTGCAGCTGATGAACCGGCTCCGACACCCCAACATCCTAAG GTtcatgggggtgtgtgtgcaccaGGGGCAGCTGCACGCTCTTACAGAG TATATGAATGGGGGGACCCTGGAACAGCTCCTCAGCTCCCCGGAACACCTGTCCTGGCCTGTCAGGCTCCGCCTGGCTCTGGACATTGCCCGTGGCCTGCGGTACCTGCATGCCAAAGGTGTATTCCACCGAGACCTGACATCCAAG AACTGTCTCATCCGACGGGAAGACCGAGGCTTCACGGCTGTTGTGGGTGACTTCGGGCTGGCTGAAAAGATTCCTGTGTATAG GGAAGGGGCAAGAAAGGAGCCATTGGCCGTGGTAGGTTCCCCATACTGGATGGCTCCAGAAGTGTTGCGGGGTGAGCTGTATGATGAGAAG GCCGATGTCTTTGCATTTGGGATTGTCCTCTGTGAGCTCATTGCGCGAGTACCTGCAGACCCAGATTACCTACCCCGAACTGAG GACTTTGGCCTGGATGTGCCTGCTTTCCGGACCCTGGTAGGGGATGACTGCCCActgcccttcctgctcctggCCATCCACTGCTGCAGT ATGGAACCTAGCACTCGTGCTCCCTTCACTGAAATCACCCAGCACCTGGAATGGATCCTGGAGCAGCTGCCTGAGCCAGCCCCCCTCACCAGAGCTCCACTGACACACAATCAGA GGTCTGTTTCAAGAGGGGGTCCCTCTGCCACACTTCCTAGGCCAGACCCCCGGCTTTCCCGAAGCCGGTCAGACCTCTTCCTGCCCCCATCACCAGAATCCCCCCCGACTTGGGGGGACAGTCTGACTCGAGTCAACCCCTTCTCACTCCGGGAAGACCTCCGGGGAGGCAAGATCAAGCTGTTGGACACACCCAGCAAGCCGGTCACCCCCCTGCCCCTTGttccaccatcaccactgccctCCACGCAGTTGCCCTTGGTGACCACTCCAGAGACCCTGGTCCAGCCTGGGACACCTGCCCGTCGCTGCCGCTCGCTCCCATCATCCCCTGAGCTCCCCCGACGTATGGAGACAGCACTGCCAGGTCCTGGCCCTCCCAGTGTGGGCCCCTCGGCTGAAGAAAGAATGGAGTGTGAGGGCAGTAGCCCTGAGCCAGAACCCCCAGGACCGgctccccagctgcccctggcTGTGGCCACAGACAACTTCATCAGCACTTGTTCCTCGGCCTCCCAGCCCTGGTCCCCTAGATCAGGACCTGCTCTTAACAACAACCCCCCAGCTGTGGTGGTGAACTCCCCAcaaggctgggctggggagccGTGGAACCGGGCCCAGCATAGCCTGCCCCGGGCAGCAGCCCTGGAGCGGACAGAACCCTCGCCACCCCCTTCAGCTCCCCGGGAGTCTGATGAggggctgccctgccctggctgcTGTCTTGGCCCTTTTAGCTTTGGCTTCCTATCCATGTGCCCCCGCCCCACACCAGCTGTTGCCCGCTACCGCAACCTGAACTGTGAGGCGGGCAGTCTGCTCTGCCACCGAGGGCACCATGCCAAGCCTCCCACACCCGGCCTGCAGCTGCCCGGGGCACGCTCTTAG